The window TATTCAAGGCTTCGATCAAATTCTGTGAGTGCGGCTTCAAGCTCACCACGGTTTTTGAAGAGCATTCCCATATTATATCGCACCAAAGAGAGGCGCTTTAGATCCATTAACTTTTCAAAAGAAGCTAATGCTCTCTTAAAATGAGTTACCGCTTCATCCCAATGGCTTTGAATTGTCTTTAAATTTCCAATATTCATTTCAACGATACCAATCCAGAGTTCATCTTTCATCTTTGAAAATGCACTCAAAGCATCATTGAAATTTTTTAATGCACTTTTAATTGCACCTTTTTCAGATTTAATAATTCCTGTCAGATTATCAACCCGCGCAAGGCCTTTTTTATCTTTTTTCTCATTAAAAATCTGGCGTGCTTTCTTTAAATCATTTTCAGCCAGCTTCCATCTTGATGAACGGACATAAACTTCCGCTCTATTAAAATAGGCTTGTGCAACAAGACTTAAATATTTTTTCTTATTCTCTGCAAGGTGAATTAGTAGTGAATATACATATTCTGAATAATTCACTTCACCAAAGTCAAGACAAATTTTTCCAAGCTCAAGAAGGTAACCTAAATATAGATCTTCCTTTAAATTTTTCTGACAGAAACTCAGTAAATTATCGGAATAAAATTTAACTCGAATGTCGTCTATTTCCTTTAAATCATCCTTACTATCTTTTCTGACTTTTAGTAGAAGCTCCTGCTCAAGTTTTTCCGCTTTTTCTAAGATAATTTTTAAGTCGTTAATTAGATTTTCACCACAATATCTACTGGATAGCTCGAACAACTCATTTATGAACTTCTTAATTCTTTCCATTTTATTATTCCTCTCGCATTTAAACTATCCAATAGATTAATTAATTACCCCATCCATATCTTGAAAAATGATCTGTTCTAAAACTTACACTTGTCTCAGTATAATAATATGGTCCTTTTACTTTTTCCCACTTGCCTGCTTCTTCATTGAAATAATAGACTTTAAGTTTCTTTGCCTCTTTTTGAGTTAAACCAAATCTAGAAAAGTCTAAAGTAACAACGACATTTCCATTAAATTGCATCGATGGACCGAACTCAACCCAGCTAAATTCTTGATCGGCGGCAGTAACTGTGAATGTAGTTGTTTCATTAAATGTGAATGGTGGAATGTAAACATAATTTCCAAAAGTTTCGTCTCCACCGACTACCCCACCAACAGCAGGATCAAGAGTTGCACTTGCGGTTGCAACTGTACTGATAGAATTCATTTTTGGATTAGTAATTGCTCTAAGGAAAGTAACTCCTGCAGGGGGAGTATTCTTGTCCTGAATTGTTTGGGTTAATGATTGGTCAACTGGTGCAACTGGCGAAATTGTTTCTTGGCAACCAGTTACTAAAAGTGTGCTGACAAAAAGCACAACAACGAGGGAAATTGTTAATTTTTTCATGGTACTCTCCTGATTTTTTTGTTAAACATGTTTTTTTTAACTGTATATTAAAAGTCAATTTGTATGCCCAATGAAAAAGCTTAAAAAATAGATTAATTATAAGATTAGGATAAAAATTAGTGGCTAATATTACTCACTTTGCTAATATTATTAATTAACCCATATTAAATAGGAATGAAAAAAGCCACGAAATATTAAAATTTTTTAGTAGAATTTTAAACTTTTACGAAAAAATAATTTTAACAATCTGCTGTTAATTTTTTGTTTTGCAATACATTGTTTATTGCTTTGATTTTAACTGTAAAAAATTTTTACAAGCTTTTGATCAATATTTTTCATTTAAGATCTTTAGAAGACTTGGACGTGAAATTCCTAAAATTTTTGCTGCTTGAGTCTTATTACCATCCACAAGTTTTAATACTTCCCGCGCTAAATCATAAGTTACATCTTCTATTCTTGCTTTATCAATTTCCACTTTCAATTCAATAAAGTTTTTCTTCATTGTTGAAAGAATTTCGCTTGAACCTAGATGAATATATTTTTCATTAATTATTCTTGTATCAGATAAAAGAATAGCCCGCTCAATAACATTGGAAAGTTCACGTATATTGCCAGGCCAGGAATATTGTAATAGAAGCTGTTTAGCTTTCTGCGTAAATCCCTCTTTGTTTTCGTTATATTTCTTATTGAATTGGTCTAAGAAAAATTCAGCTAATGGAACAATATCTTCTTTTCGTTCTCTTAATGGCGGTAAACTTATAGAAATTACTTTTAATCTATAGTATAAATCAGCTCTAAACAGTTTTTCTTCAACTAATCTGTCTAAGTTTTGATTTGTTGCTGCAATAATTCTGCAATCAATCTTTATATCTTTAATACCGCCTACTCTTTTTATAGTTTTATTCTCAATTGCGCGCAATAACTTAACCTGTAAACTCAGATTTAAGTCACCTATTTCATCAAGAAAAATAGTTCCGTTCTCAGCAATTTCCATTAAACCCGGCTTAGAATTTTTTGCATCAGTAAAAGCTCCTTTTTCATAACCAAAAAGTTCAGATTCGAATAGATTTTCGGCGATTGCGGAGGTGTTCAATTCTATAAAAGGAGATTCTGCACGATTCGAGTTGTAGTGTATTGCTTTTGCAAATAATTCCTTTCCTGTTCCAGTTTCACCTAACAATAAAACTGTTGCATCACTTTTATATGAAACTTTTTTTGCAATCTCTACACACTCAAGAAATTTTGGTGATTTGCCAATTAAATTTTCAAAACTAAATTTTTGATAAACTTTCTTCCTATTAATTTGAATTTCCAATTGTGTTTTTAAGGAATCGACTCTTTCAACAACATCATTTCTTAAAACGAATTCATCATCAGGGAAATAATAAATGTTTGTAAAACCTAAGCGACTTATCAGTGTCAACTCTTTTGCCTGACCATTGCTTAATGAAATAAATACATTATTAGGATTTATTATTCCCTCAATTTTCTTGAAGAAATCTAAAATCTCACTACTTAAGGAATTAAGATTAAATACAAATAATGCATTCTGAATTTTGATGATAAATTCACTTGAAGCTTCACTAAACTCTACTTGAGAAATATTGACATCCTTAATTGTCTTAAATAACCAGTCAATATTTTCGAGTGTGCCTTTAGAATTAATTATTACAACTTTTATTTTGTCTAAACTTCCCATATCAGAAGTTATTAATTACTTTCTCGATTTTTTTAAGTGTTCTTTTCCTTAATGGATGTGCAAAATAAGAAATTTTGAAATTGTTATCTGAAATCTTAGACCCAAGATAGTCAATAACGAGCTTAGCTTTTTTAAAATACTCAAGCCCCTTATTAACAGCCCCTTTGATTAAATATTCTTCACCAATTGCGACCAGAATTTGGTATGTTACTTCTCCAATATATGCATTCTCAATGTGTTTCATTGCTTGTGTATAATAAAAGAGAGATGATTCAGGTAAGTTCGAACCAGGTCTTTTTGATGCGTCTCCAAGGATCAAGTTTGCTTCTGCGATTAGTAAATTGTTTTTGTTAAAATAATCATTCAATTGGAGTTCATTATAAAATGTTAAGATATTGGAAAAATTACCCGTATAAATGTTTAATCGCATTAGATCTAAAGTGCTTTTGCAGTAAAAATATTTTCCATCAAGTTCATTAAAAAGTTCTCTTGCTAAATTGAGTTTTATCTCTGAATCGGAATAGTTTTTTTCTTCGAGACTTAATAAGCCTTCAAGATAAAGGTAATTCTGTAATTGAGTAGCTTGCATTTTATGATTTTCGATAATTTTAATTAAATCTGAAGAAACCTCTCTTAGTTTTTCCTTTTGATTAAACATATAATAAATCAGTCCTAGCAAAAACAAACCCTGACATTGCCCTTCTACATCTACCAGCTTTATCGAAAGTTGAATTGATTTATTCACATAATCCAGCGCCAGTTCATAATCACTCATCAAAAAAGATGTCTCTGCTAAATTATAAAGCGATAGTGCTTCACCAAATTGATCATTAATTTTTTCAAAAATTACCTGTGCGTCTTTATAATATTTAATTGCTTCTTCAAGATTTATGTTTTCAAAAAAAGAAATCCCGATATTATTTAATATTAATGCTTTTTTTGAAAGATCACCTATGGATTCATTTAGCTCCAGAGCTTGTTTCCAATATCTTAATGCTTCTTCTTGTTTGTTCTGTAGATTAAAAACATTTCCAAGATTCATCAAAATTTGTGATGACTTAATTTTATTATTTTGGGCTTCGTAAATCTCGAGGGCTTCTTTAAAGTACGACACTGCATCGGAATAAAATCCAGCTTTTGAATTTGCTATGCCAAGATTATTGTAAACAGCTGCTCTGGTTGCAGGAGATAAAATTTCTGAATAATCGTTGAGAAGATTTTTGCATTTACTCATCGCAAGAGTATAGTTACCCTGACTCAGTTCAAGATTAATTTCCTGCAATTCAACATCTACCTTTTGTTGGTCTGTTCGGGCATAGCGATATGCGTTATCGAAATTATCGTATGCATCTTCAATATTACCTGTTTTATATTTTAATATGGCGAGCATTAAATAAATTTCGAAGAGTTTATTTTCATCTTTTATAGTTTTATTTAGAATTTCATTTAGAACATCTTCTGCCTTTTTAAACTCAGCCTGATTAAAGTAACATTTCGCAAGATTAAATCTAATCTGAATTAGTTCATCAGTTCTATTCTCCAGTTCAATACATTTTAATAAATATTTTTCCATTGATGAAAAAGAAAAATATTTTTCAGCTTCTGAAGCTGCTCTCAAATAATACTCTAAAGCTTTTTCTTTAAAATTTGCTCGCTCATAAAATTCAGCTGTAATGAAAGATGGATAGTTTTCTTTCTCAAAAAACCGAGCCAACGATAAATTAAGGTCCTGATCGTATTTCGTTTTCGAAACTATAAACCTTTTTATTCCCCCAGATGGGAAAAACACTAATTCATCTCTGCCAGAAATTTCAATCCATCCGAATGAACTTAAAAATTCACTCTCTTTTTTGAGCTGATTAAATTCTATATCTAAGATCTTCGAAAGATCTTTTAAATTAATTGGGAAATTAATTAATGATAATAAGTCCAGCATCCTTTTCTGGATCAATGTGAGATTCTGAATTTTTAATTCGTAAGATTTCTGAGAAAGTTGTTCAATGTCTATTTGTTGAAGTTTTTCATAATTAAGTTTAAAACCTGTCGAATTGAAAATAATTATTTTCTCAAAGAACAGATTACTTAACAACTCATTCATTTCATTAATTGATCTGGAAGTATATTCGATAAGCAAATCAGTTACATCTTCATACGGAAAATTGAACTTAAAATAAGCCCTCAGCATTTTAATAATATCATCCCTAGAAAGCGGTGAAAGAATAATTTCTTCGCGGTTTTTAATTTTTTCAATCTCTTGATATCGAATAAAAGCTGTATCAACCGCAACAACAAACTTTACACCTAAATCTTCTAAAGATGGGAAAATGTAATAGAAAAATTCTTTTGTACTTTGATCAAGATTTTGAAAATCATCGATTATAACGAAGAACTTTAGTTTTCTTGCTAGATCAATAAGTATTTCTGCAAGAAAATTTCTTCTATTTTCAACATACTCGGCCTGGCTAATCGAAGCGCTGTATAAATCTCTAACACGCTTAATTTCCAGTTTTAAATTGTCTTCATTCTCAAACTTTTTAAGACGAATAATTTTTTCAATTTGATTGAGCAAAACATCAAGTATGTTATAAGTTGAGCTTTGCTCTTTTGAGACATTCAGAAAAAAATAAATGTTTCTCTGATTTTCCAGATGATCAATAAATTTTTTCAACAAGTATGATTTACCCATTCCCTCTTCTGATATGATAATAATGGTAGATAGATTATTGTTTTCTCGCTTCGAAAATTCTTTTAATTTTTTTAATTCTTCTTCTCGTGCGAAATGAACTCGAGGAATGTACCAGATATTTTCTATTTTCCTGAAATTTTCAGGAATCAAATCAAGTATTTGAAGCGAATTTTGAAATCTATCATCAGGATTTTTTTCTAAAAGTTTTAGAACAATTTGTCTCAAAAAATCGGGATAAATATCGGGCAAACCTTGAGGTTTCTCCTCAAGATGCTTTTTCAAGAGCTCAATTTCGTTTTCAGAATAGAATGGCGGCTCTCCTTTTAAAACATGATAAAGCGTTGCCCCAAGTGAATACAAATCTGTTCTATGATCAACTTCTTTACCACTTATTAATTCTGGAGAAATATAAAGAGGTGTTCCTTTTACATAAGAAGATTTTAATGCACTAAATCCAAAATCAATCAGTTTTATATTCAAATTGTTTTTATCGTTACCTTCAATTAATATGTTTTCAGGACGCAGATCATAGTGAATAATATTTAATTGATGAATATAGTAGAGAGTTAAAGAAATTTGATTTAATGCTCTCAAAAAATCCTCGAGATGCTCACCTTGAACCGGAGATGAAAAAAAATCTAAAAAGTTTTTACCATCAACATACTCAGAAATGTAAAAATAAGAGTCGAGATAACTTGTATCATCACAATCTGTAATTACTCCAAACTCATAAGCCTTAACGATGTTTGGATGATTTAAGCTGTACAGAAGATTGAATTCGCTTCTTAAAGATTCGATTTCATCGAGATTTAATTTTTCTGATGGAATTATTTTTATTGCATAAAACTTTCCCGGCAGAAGTAAATCTTCAGCAAGAAAAACCTGACTTCTGCCGCTTCCGAGAAATTTTAATATTTTATATCTCGAGTTTATGATCATTTTAAATCAGACTTTTTAAGTCCTTCTCCAATCAGATTAAATGTTAATACAATTATAATTAATGCAAATCCCGATGAAAAAGAAATCCAGCTTGCTGAGGAAAAATAATCATAACCCGTTTTGATAATTCCTCCGAGAGTTGGCGTAGGAGGCTGGACACCAAGTCCGAGAAAACTCAATGCCGATTCTGCAATAACCACATTACTGAATTGAAAAATTAATGTAATCAAAATAGGAGCAAAAGTATTTGGAAGAATATGGTTCAAGACAATTTTAAATTTTTTTTGACCAACTAGAAGCAAAGTCTGAACAAATTCTTTTTTCATACAGGCTAAGGTTTCATTCCTTGCAAGGCGAGCTATAAACATCCAACCCGAAAAACCGAATACAAGTATCAGCAAAAGGATTGAATTGCCCAGGAACGCAATTAAAAAAATCACAAAGAAAAGAATTGGAAATGAAAGAAAGAAATCAACTGCTCGCATTAACAGATTGTCTATAAAACCCCCAAAAACACCAGCTGAATAGCCAATTAAACTTCCGAGCAAAAATGATACAAACACAGATAAGACGCCAATAAAAAAAGAAATGCGTATTCCATAAATTATCCTGCTTAATAAATCTCTGCCAAATTCATCTGTGCCGAGTAAAAATACTTTTGAATAAATATTTGGTTTTCCATTCTCATTTTCGATTTCATCTATTGAAAATTTATCAATCAACATGTTTTTGATTAAATGAACTGATGAACCTTCAATTTTCATTTGTTCGAAATAAATTTTATTCTCTTCATTAAAACTTTCAAACAAAATTTTTTCGATTTTTTCTAATTCGCTTAATCTACTTTCTTTTGATTTTAATTTCACATACTTTACACTCTCTAATGGTTTGAGAAATTTAGTTAATTGAATGTCTTTATGAAAAGAAGGATTATCAGGGCTGATTATTGGTGCTGTTAATGTTATAACTATGAGAATGTAAGCTAAATCAATTCCTATCAAAAATTCTGTATTAACTTTTCTCAGGGAGTGAGTTAATTTTTCAAACAGCTTTAATTTCAAGAGCTTGAAATAATTCAATACAAATAAAATCGTTAATATTATGAATACTAACGAAAACAGGAGGCCAGATATAAAGTCTAATTCTTGAATTTGCCCGAAGCTTAAATCAAGTGACGAAATTTTGAAATACAAAAACTTTAAACCCAGAAAAATCTTATCAATGCTTAATACCAAAAGCCCTGAAGTGAAAATTAAAA is drawn from Ignavibacteria bacterium and contains these coding sequences:
- a CDS encoding tetratricopeptide repeat protein, which encodes MERIKKFINELFELSSRYCGENLINDLKIILEKAEKLEQELLLKVRKDSKDDLKEIDDIRVKFYSDNLLSFCQKNLKEDLYLGYLLELGKICLDFGEVNYSEYVYSLLIHLAENKKKYLSLVAQAYFNRAEVYVRSSRWKLAENDLKKARQIFNEKKDKKGLARVDNLTGIIKSEKGAIKSALKNFNDALSAFSKMKDELWIGIVEMNIGNLKTIQSHWDEAVTHFKRALASFEKLMDLKRLSLVRYNMGMLFKNRGELEAALTEFDRSLEYALEANYYLSTGLAYLGKGDVYAKLEEYAMAMEYCIRAMEVFYKIMDRVGLADTYKIKGIIQRDTSNFEIAETYLLTSLRLSEEIESLLNFAEAAYELGILYRKWNKADLAREYLKISEQYFSKLGAKENLERVKIVIDRTNSSK
- a CDS encoding sigma 54-interacting transcriptional regulator, which produces MGSLDKIKVVIINSKGTLENIDWLFKTIKDVNISQVEFSEASSEFIIKIQNALFVFNLNSLSSEILDFFKKIEGIINPNNVFISLSNGQAKELTLISRLGFTNIYYFPDDEFVLRNDVVERVDSLKTQLEIQINRKKVYQKFSFENLIGKSPKFLECVEIAKKVSYKSDATVLLLGETGTGKELFAKAIHYNSNRAESPFIELNTSAIAENLFESELFGYEKGAFTDAKNSKPGLMEIAENGTIFLDEIGDLNLSLQVKLLRAIENKTIKRVGGIKDIKIDCRIIAATNQNLDRLVEEKLFRADLYYRLKVISISLPPLRERKEDIVPLAEFFLDQFNKKYNENKEGFTQKAKQLLLQYSWPGNIRELSNVIERAILLSDTRIINEKYIHLGSSEILSTMKKNFIELKVEIDKARIEDVTYDLAREVLKLVDGNKTQAAKILGISRPSLLKILNEKY
- a CDS encoding tetratricopeptide repeat protein, coding for MIINSRYKILKFLGSGRSQVFLAEDLLLPGKFYAIKIIPSEKLNLDEIESLRSEFNLLYSLNHPNIVKAYEFGVITDCDDTSYLDSYFYISEYVDGKNFLDFFSSPVQGEHLEDFLRALNQISLTLYYIHQLNIIHYDLRPENILIEGNDKNNLNIKLIDFGFSALKSSYVKGTPLYISPELISGKEVDHRTDLYSLGATLYHVLKGEPPFYSENEIELLKKHLEEKPQGLPDIYPDFLRQIVLKLLEKNPDDRFQNSLQILDLIPENFRKIENIWYIPRVHFAREEELKKLKEFSKRENNNLSTIIIISEEGMGKSYLLKKFIDHLENQRNIYFFLNVSKEQSSTYNILDVLLNQIEKIIRLKKFENEDNLKLEIKRVRDLYSASISQAEYVENRRNFLAEILIDLARKLKFFVIIDDFQNLDQSTKEFFYYIFPSLEDLGVKFVVAVDTAFIRYQEIEKIKNREEIILSPLSRDDIIKMLRAYFKFNFPYEDVTDLLIEYTSRSINEMNELLSNLFFEKIIIFNSTGFKLNYEKLQQIDIEQLSQKSYELKIQNLTLIQKRMLDLLSLINFPINLKDLSKILDIEFNQLKKESEFLSSFGWIEISGRDELVFFPSGGIKRFIVSKTKYDQDLNLSLARFFEKENYPSFITAEFYERANFKEKALEYYLRAASEAEKYFSFSSMEKYLLKCIELENRTDELIQIRFNLAKCYFNQAEFKKAEDVLNEILNKTIKDENKLFEIYLMLAILKYKTGNIEDAYDNFDNAYRYARTDQQKVDVELQEINLELSQGNYTLAMSKCKNLLNDYSEILSPATRAAVYNNLGIANSKAGFYSDAVSYFKEALEIYEAQNNKIKSSQILMNLGNVFNLQNKQEEALRYWKQALELNESIGDLSKKALILNNIGISFFENINLEEAIKYYKDAQVIFEKINDQFGEALSLYNLAETSFLMSDYELALDYVNKSIQLSIKLVDVEGQCQGLFLLGLIYYMFNQKEKLREVSSDLIKIIENHKMQATQLQNYLYLEGLLSLEEKNYSDSEIKLNLARELFNELDGKYFYCKSTLDLMRLNIYTGNFSNILTFYNELQLNDYFNKNNLLIAEANLILGDASKRPGSNLPESSLFYYTQAMKHIENAYIGEVTYQILVAIGEEYLIKGAVNKGLEYFKKAKLVIDYLGSKISDNNFKISYFAHPLRKRTLKKIEKVINNF
- a CDS encoding ABC transporter permease produces the protein MTEKKININLFAVLIFTSGLLVLSIDKIFLGLKFLYFKISSLDLSFGQIQELDFISGLLFSLVFIILTILFVLNYFKLLKLKLFEKLTHSLRKVNTEFLIGIDLAYILIVITLTAPIISPDNPSFHKDIQLTKFLKPLESVKYVKLKSKESRLSELEKIEKILFESFNEENKIYFEQMKIEGSSVHLIKNMLIDKFSIDEIENENGKPNIYSKVFLLGTDEFGRDLLSRIIYGIRISFFIGVLSVFVSFLLGSLIGYSAGVFGGFIDNLLMRAVDFFLSFPILFFVIFLIAFLGNSILLLILVFGFSGWMFIARLARNETLACMKKEFVQTLLLVGQKKFKIVLNHILPNTFAPILITLIFQFSNVVIAESALSFLGLGVQPPTPTLGGIIKTGYDYFSSASWISFSSGFALIIIVLTFNLIGEGLKKSDLK